A single genomic interval of Dysidea avara chromosome 6, odDysAvar1.4, whole genome shotgun sequence harbors:
- the LOC136259174 gene encoding tripartite motif-containing protein 2-like, with the protein MSAVEVKKAQNNLSCPVCYQLFNNPKYLPCYHSYCEGCLEKMQVQSKIICPECRKEAKVPAGGVKEFATNFFINRLVDDLILKKKVAGEENVNCDECDEDDPVVSFCPDCNSFLCHACNDSHNRQKKYRSHGVVPLTELRSNKDPPAIQAKVKIPLCKEHDEQLKYYCETCDELVCMYCTMKKHNGHDHDSMKNMASKHRSQLKKVTTPIEGMIQDLSGVHDNINKMVKKIRKQGDGVNKQVDQHYNELVEKLMKQKDQVKQQVCDTVSQKEKALTTQLDEVDSTQAELVSMKELNDALEKSSDQEALSAKKQVIDGMQQLTEKYKKVNKHPVQSASMKFTPSKDPFPQFGSFSAIVNLCSSEVANLPQSIIVGKKVEVTIITKDSNGDHCSTGGHKVFVQLKSFTGNVTVGEVRDNNDGSYVASFEGEQVGEGKLHVSINGQEIKESPYSIVVRNYQALNLPNKIVNNNGSMGQLWGVAFGRNGVWAVVDHTNHCVYVFDGQDKLVRKVGSSGSNSSQFSYPLGVAFDNDNHLYVTDGNNNRVQKFDVNGNYLLQFGGHGSGNGQLQGPLGITTHNGRVYVAECSNHRISVFQYNGQFCISFGSDQLGNPWDVTVNINNQLLVADHSNHCIVTFTLDGHYVGKFGTQGFNRGQLNYPYSLATDVNGFILVSDYNHRVSVFDHVGNFIHCFGSNGSANGQFSAPVGIALSPNGSIYVSDHNNKRIQIFTNY; encoded by the coding sequence ATGTCAGCAGTGGAGGTGAAGAAAGCTCAAAATAATTTAAGTTGTCCAGTTTGTTATCAACTGTTCAACAACCCCAAGTATCTGCCTTGTTATCATTCCTACTGTGAAGGATGTCTGGAGAAGATGCAGGTACAATCCAAGATCATCTGTCCTGAGTGCAGGAAAGAAGCTAAGGTTCCTGCAGGAGGAGTGAAGGAATTTGCTACCAATTTCTTCATCAACCGACTGGTTGATGATTTGATTCTGAAGAAGAAAGTGGCTGGAGAAGAGAACGTCAATTGTGACGAATGTGATGAGGATGATCCTGTGGTGTCATTTTGCCCTGACTGCAATTCTTTTTTGTGCCATGCTTGTAATGACAGTCATAATCGCCAAAAGAAGTATCGTAGTCACGGTGTTGTACCATTAACTGAACTGAGATCAAACAAAGACCCACCAGCCATCCAAGCTAAGGTGAAGATCCCACTTTGTAAGGAACATGATGAACAACTGAAGTACTATTGTGAGACATGTGATGAActggtgtgtatgtattgtactatGAAGAAACACAATGGCCATGATCATGACTCAATGAAAAACATGGCTAGTAAGCACCGGTCTCAGTTAAAGAAGGTCACTACTCCAATAGAAGGAATGATCCAAGATCTGTCTGGTGTACATGATAACATCAACAAGATGGTGAAGAAGATAAGAAAACAAGGTGATGGAGTGAACAAGCAAGTTGATCAACATTACAATGAACTGGTTGAAAAACTGATGAAGCAGAAAGATCAAGTGAAGCAACAAGTATGTGACACAGTGTCACAGAAAGAGAAGGCACTTACAACACAACTTGATGAAGTGGATTCAACACAAGCTGAACTTGTGAGCATGAAGGAACTGAATGATGCTCTAGAGAAGAGCTCTGACCAAGAAGCATTGTCTGCAAAGAAGCAAGTGATTGATGGTATGCAGCAACTAACTGAGAAGTACAAGAAAGTGAACAAACATCCTGTACAATCAGCCTCAATGAAGTTTACACCTAGTAAAGATCCTTTTCCACAATTTGGTTCTTTCTCTGCTATTGTAAACCTCTGTAGTTCTGAGGTAGCTAATCTTCCTCAATCCATCATTGTAGGTAAAAAGGTAGAAGTCACCATCATCACCAAGGATAGCAATGGAGATCATTGTTCCACAGGAGGTCACAAGGTATTTGTCCAGTTAAAATCATTTACAGGCAATGTGACTGTTGGGGAGGTGAGGGATAACAATGATGGTAGTTATGTGGCTTCATTTGAAGGTGAGCAAGTTGGAGAGGGAAAGTTACATGTGTCCATAAATGGTCAGGAAATTAAGGAAAGTCCCTACAGCATTGTGGTTAGGAATTACCAAGCACTTAACCTGCCTAACAAGATAGTGAATAATAATGGTAGCATGGGTCAACTCTGGGGTGTTGCATTTGGTAGGAATGGAGTATGGGCAGTAGTTGACCATACCAaccattgtgtgtatgtatttgatGGTCAGGATAAGTTAGTTAGGAAGGTTGGTAGCAGTGGTAGTAATAGTAGTCAATTCAGTTATCCTCTTGGTGTTGCATTTGATAATGACAATCACTTGTATGTGACTGATGGTAATAACAACAGGGTCCAGAAGTTTGATGTCAATGGTAACTACTTGTTACAGTTTGGAGGTCATGGTTCAGGTAATGGTCAACTACAGGGTCCACTAGGTATCACAACACATAATGGTAGGGTATATGTGGCTGAGTGTAGTAACCATCGTATATCAGTGTTCCAGTACAATGGTCAATTTTGCATCTCTTTTGGTTCTGATCAGTTAGGTAATCCCTGGGATGTAACAGTTAATATCAATAATCAGTTGCTTGTTGCTGACCATAGTAATCACTGCatagtcacttttactcttgaTGGTCATTATGTAGGCAAGTTTGGTACACAAGGATTTAATAGGGGTCAGTTGAATTATCCATATAGTCTTGCCACTGATGTGAATGGTTTCATCTTAGTTAGTGATTATAATCATCGTGTGTCTGTCTTTGACCATGTTGGTAACTTCATTCATTGCTTTGGATCAAATGGATCTGCTAATGGTCAGTTTAGTGCTCCTGTTGGCATAGCTCTTAGTCCTAATGGTAGCATCTATGTTAGTGACCACAACAACAAAAGGATTCAGATCTTTACCAACTACTGA